One Pseudomonas sp. FP1742 genomic window carries:
- a CDS encoding HlyD family efflux transporter periplasmic adaptor subunit: MSLPSLRADLQLSTAAPALDGSPCWTLADPVRGRYFKLGAAAMRLLRHWSLGDPEQVLRAANREPGLPLDGAALEQLLEFLRGHDLISALDPSQRASYSLKAAAQRQSLWKILLHQYLFFRIPLWRPDAFLNRAWPWLERFGPRALRYGLPATLGLGVFLVSRDWQRFIATFPHLFSLGGALAFAVALFFAKLCHEFGHAFMAKRAGCRVQSMGVAFMVLLPMFYTDVSDAWRVNDRRARLLIGAGGVLAELVLACIALLAWSLLPDGPGRTAAFMLASATWITTLVINLNPFMRFDGYFLLSDYWEVDNLQGRAFALCRWRLREFLFGYGAPAPEPWSSKMQRRLLIWGYGSWLWRAALFFGIALAVYHLFFKVLGIFLMLVELVWFIFLPILSEWRQWWSRREQAHAPRVLLSGLTLLGLLLLLAVPWRSAVELPTMLEAGRASALHAPVAARVKTVNVHDGQVVAQGEVLIELESPDLDSRQAIVRREIQIQQLQMRRQAGRSETAADAGIVEQRLAEAVAEYRGLVAQRERLLLRAPHAGKVRDLLPQLTVGRWLSTKDPLARVVEDGARLRGYLAEAELWRVTPGARGRFIADDPMHPAIAVQLSEIDTNGAAYVDQEALTSDHHGPIAVRRDQHQRAEPVQAQYGARLGILEETPTPVQPLRGIVVLQGSGESLLGVAWRRLAALGVRESGF, encoded by the coding sequence ATGAGCCTGCCGAGCCTGCGGGCAGACCTGCAATTGTCGACGGCGGCGCCTGCCCTCGACGGGTCACCGTGCTGGACCCTGGCCGATCCGGTGCGTGGGCGTTACTTCAAACTCGGCGCGGCGGCGATGCGCTTGCTGCGTCATTGGTCCCTGGGTGATCCCGAGCAGGTGCTACGTGCCGCCAACCGCGAGCCAGGGCTGCCACTGGACGGCGCGGCGCTTGAGCAATTGCTGGAGTTTTTGCGCGGCCACGACCTGATCAGCGCCCTCGACCCATCGCAGCGTGCCAGTTACAGCCTGAAGGCCGCGGCTCAGCGCCAGAGCCTGTGGAAAATCCTGCTGCATCAATACCTGTTTTTCCGGATTCCGCTGTGGCGACCGGACGCTTTTCTCAATCGCGCCTGGCCGTGGCTGGAGCGTTTCGGCCCGCGCGCGTTGCGCTACGGATTGCCCGCGACACTGGGGCTCGGAGTGTTTCTGGTGTCGCGGGACTGGCAGCGATTCATCGCCACCTTTCCGCACCTGTTCAGCCTCGGCGGTGCGTTGGCGTTCGCCGTGGCGCTTTTTTTCGCCAAGCTGTGCCATGAGTTCGGCCACGCCTTCATGGCTAAGCGCGCCGGTTGTCGGGTGCAGAGCATGGGCGTGGCGTTCATGGTGCTGCTGCCGATGTTCTACACCGATGTCAGTGATGCCTGGCGCGTCAATGATCGACGAGCGCGGTTGCTGATCGGTGCCGGCGGGGTATTGGCGGAACTGGTGTTGGCGTGTATCGCGCTGCTTGCCTGGTCACTGCTGCCCGATGGCCCCGGGCGCACGGCGGCGTTCATGCTCGCCAGTGCGACCTGGATCACCACGTTGGTGATCAACCTCAACCCGTTCATGCGCTTCGATGGCTACTTCTTGCTCAGCGATTACTGGGAAGTGGACAACCTTCAGGGCCGGGCCTTTGCCTTGTGTCGCTGGCGGCTGCGCGAATTTCTGTTCGGCTACGGGGCCCCGGCGCCGGAGCCGTGGTCATCGAAGATGCAGCGGCGTTTATTGATCTGGGGATACGGCTCGTGGCTGTGGCGCGCGGCGTTGTTTTTCGGGATTGCGCTGGCGGTCTATCACCTGTTCTTCAAGGTGTTGGGGATCTTCCTGATGCTGGTGGAACTGGTGTGGTTCATCTTTCTGCCGATCCTGAGCGAGTGGCGGCAATGGTGGAGCCGTCGCGAACAAGCACATGCGCCTCGGGTGCTGCTTAGCGGTTTGACCTTGCTTGGGCTGTTGTTGCTGCTGGCGGTGCCGTGGCGCAGCGCGGTGGAGTTGCCGACGATGCTGGAGGCCGGGCGCGCCAGCGCTCTGCACGCGCCAGTGGCGGCGCGGGTCAAAACGGTGAATGTGCATGACGGCCAGGTTGTCGCCCAGGGCGAAGTGCTGATCGAGCTGGAGTCACCGGACCTGGACTCACGCCAGGCCATCGTCCGTCGCGAGATCCAGATTCAGCAATTACAGATGCGTCGTCAGGCCGGTCGCAGCGAAACCGCGGCCGACGCCGGAATCGTCGAGCAGCGCCTGGCGGAAGCAGTGGCTGAATACCGAGGCCTGGTCGCCCAGCGCGAGCGGCTGCTGTTGCGTGCGCCTCACGCCGGCAAGGTACGCGATCTGCTGCCACAGTTGACGGTCGGGCGCTGGCTTTCGACCAAAGATCCGTTGGCTCGGGTGGTCGAAGACGGCGCGCGGTTGCGCGGTTATCTGGCCGAAGCCGAGCTCTGGCGTGTCACTCCGGGTGCTCGCGGGCGTTTCATCGCCGATGACCCGATGCACCCGGCGATCGCCGTGCAATTAAGCGAAATCGATACCAACGGCGCGGCTTATGTCGATCAAGAGGCGCTGACTTCCGATCACCATGGGCCGATTGCCGTGCGCCGGGATCAGCATCAGCGCGCCGAGCCGGTGCAGGCACAGTACGGCGCGCGGCTGGGGATCCTCGAAGAGACGCCGACGCCGGTGCAACCTTTGCGCGGCATTGTGGTGTTGCAGGGCAGCGGCGAATCGTTGCTGGGCGTTGCCTGGCGGCGCCTGGCGGCCCTGGGGGTCAGGGAAAGCGGTTTCTAA
- a CDS encoding HlyD family secretion protein: MTIQSRQKMAVGIAAAMAVGVLIYLLAPGVFGKRTQQNTNDAFVSADFTLVAPRVAGFIKEVLVEDNQQVKAGQLLALIDDRDLRAAAEAADAQTLVARAQLQNARATLERQASVIAQAQATVVSEKAEMAFAEHELNRYNHLAGVGAGTVQNAQQARTRIDQATARLAHATAVLAAERKQVEILTAQRDAAEGGLKRAQAALEIASYELSYTRIVAPQDGMVGERAVRVGAYVTPGSKMLAVVPLERAYVVANFQETQLTDVQPGQDVQVRVDSLGGEALQGRVESIAPATGVTFASVKPDNATGNFTKVVQRIPVKIVLEPGQPLAERLRVGMSVEASIDTASAGEHEVAQR, translated from the coding sequence ATGACGATTCAATCCAGGCAAAAAATGGCTGTTGGCATTGCCGCGGCGATGGCGGTCGGCGTGTTGATTTATCTGCTGGCGCCGGGCGTGTTCGGCAAACGCACGCAGCAGAACACCAACGATGCATTCGTTTCGGCGGACTTCACCCTGGTGGCGCCGCGCGTAGCGGGGTTCATCAAGGAAGTGCTGGTGGAGGACAACCAACAGGTCAAGGCCGGGCAGTTGCTGGCGTTGATCGACGACCGCGACCTGCGCGCCGCCGCCGAGGCTGCCGACGCGCAAACTCTGGTGGCCAGGGCACAGCTGCAGAACGCCCGGGCGACCCTGGAGCGCCAGGCGTCGGTGATCGCGCAGGCCCAGGCTACGGTAGTCTCGGAGAAGGCGGAAATGGCTTTCGCCGAGCATGAACTGAACCGCTACAACCACCTCGCCGGGGTGGGCGCCGGCACGGTGCAGAATGCCCAGCAGGCGCGCACGCGCATCGATCAGGCCACCGCTCGGTTGGCCCATGCCACAGCGGTGCTGGCGGCGGAGCGCAAACAAGTGGAGATCCTGACTGCCCAGCGCGATGCCGCCGAAGGTGGACTGAAACGAGCGCAAGCGGCGCTGGAAATAGCCAGTTATGAACTGTCCTATACGCGCATCGTTGCCCCCCAGGACGGCATGGTCGGCGAGCGTGCGGTGCGGGTCGGCGCCTATGTCACACCAGGCAGCAAGATGCTGGCCGTGGTGCCGTTGGAACGGGCGTATGTGGTCGCCAATTTTCAGGAAACCCAACTGACCGACGTACAGCCGGGGCAGGACGTGCAGGTGCGTGTCGACAGCCTTGGTGGCGAAGCCCTGCAGGGCCGCGTCGAGAGCATCGCACCGGCCACCGGCGTGACCTTCGCCTCGGTCAAACCGGACAACGCCACCGGCAACTTCACCAAGGTGGTGCAACGGATTCCGGTGAAAATCGTTCTGGAGCCGGGGCAACCGTTGGCCGAGCGGTTGCGGGTGGGGATGTCGGTGGAGGCGAGTATTGATACTGCCAGCGCTGGCGAGCATGAGGTTGCGCAACGATGA
- a CDS encoding phage tail protein, producing the protein MEVFMGTIQPFAFNFAPNGWALCYGQTLAISQYQALFSLLGTYYGGNGTTNFMLPNLQGRMPIAQGNGLGLTPRVIGEVSGTENVTATINNLPNHTHALSGLTATTTLQLASPASNPVTNPTATNSYIGASGGGPGSASIYSDQQGAAAVPLKGVTSTVTGEISSAGNGLPMTVMNPFLVLNFSIALNGLFPSRN; encoded by the coding sequence ATGGAAGTCTTCATGGGCACTATCCAACCTTTCGCCTTTAACTTCGCCCCCAACGGCTGGGCCCTGTGCTACGGCCAGACGCTGGCGATCTCGCAATACCAAGCGCTGTTCTCACTGCTGGGAACCTACTATGGAGGCAATGGCACCACCAATTTCATGCTGCCCAACCTGCAGGGCCGCATGCCGATTGCCCAGGGCAATGGCCTGGGCCTGACCCCGCGCGTCATCGGCGAAGTCTCCGGGACCGAGAACGTCACCGCGACCATCAATAACCTGCCCAACCACACCCACGCCCTGTCCGGGCTCACGGCCACCACCACCCTGCAACTGGCCAGCCCGGCGAGCAACCCGGTCACCAACCCGACCGCGACCAATTCGTACATCGGCGCCTCGGGTGGCGGGCCCGGCTCGGCGAGCATCTACTCCGATCAGCAAGGTGCCGCGGCCGTGCCGCTCAAGGGTGTAACCAGCACGGTGACGGGGGAAATCTCGTCCGCCGGCAATGGTTTACCCATGACGGTGATGAACCCGTTCCTGGTGCTCAACTTCAGCATCGCCCTGAACGGATTGTTCCCTTCGCGTAACTGA
- a CDS encoding efflux RND transporter periplasmic adaptor subunit, whose protein sequence is MNAPVTGGPEQVFARFLDLERQTRAARNPAQLAYSLVNDGQALFGFRHAALLIAGKVQAVTGVSAVEPNAPFVAFVEQAVAQLFKLDVLKQARVIAPDLLGEAIQADWQSLSAAQVFWLPLIDHQGEIFGGLWLARDVPWNPSEQVLLSQLGDTYSHAWLALQPRKPWRLRWTRKRQVALVAVLLLGLLIPVRQSVLAPAEVVPLGGRVVAAPLDGVIAEFLVKPNQTVKTGDLLLRFESTTLKAQADVAERALGVAEAELKANSQRSFADAESSSKIDLLAARVEQKRAERDYARELLKRSEVRAERDGIAVFADAERWTGKPVQTGERLMELADPNQAELRIELAVGDAIALEPGAQVALFLDSDPLQRHQARLERSAYEAQPTAAGQLAYRLDATFDGAPPRIGLRGTAKVFGDRAPLALYLLRRPLAGLRQSVGF, encoded by the coding sequence ATGAACGCGCCGGTGACGGGCGGCCCCGAGCAGGTATTCGCCAGATTTCTCGACCTCGAACGCCAGACCCGCGCCGCTCGCAATCCTGCGCAACTGGCTTACAGCCTGGTCAATGACGGCCAGGCGCTGTTCGGTTTTCGCCATGCCGCGTTGTTAATCGCCGGCAAGGTGCAGGCGGTGACCGGTGTCAGTGCGGTGGAGCCGAATGCGCCGTTCGTGGCGTTTGTCGAGCAAGCGGTCGCGCAGCTGTTCAAGCTCGATGTGCTGAAACAGGCGCGGGTGATCGCGCCCGATTTGCTTGGCGAAGCGATTCAGGCCGATTGGCAAAGTCTGTCGGCCGCTCAGGTGTTCTGGTTGCCACTGATTGATCATCAAGGCGAGATTTTCGGCGGGCTGTGGCTGGCGCGGGATGTGCCGTGGAACCCGTCCGAGCAAGTATTGCTGTCGCAACTCGGCGACACCTACAGCCATGCCTGGCTGGCGCTGCAACCGCGCAAGCCCTGGCGACTGCGCTGGACGCGCAAGCGTCAGGTGGCACTGGTCGCCGTGTTGTTGCTCGGATTGCTGATTCCGGTGCGCCAATCGGTGCTGGCACCCGCCGAAGTCGTCCCGTTGGGCGGCCGGGTGGTCGCGGCGCCGCTGGACGGGGTGATCGCCGAGTTCCTAGTCAAACCCAACCAGACGGTGAAAACCGGTGATCTGCTGCTGCGCTTCGAAAGCACCACGCTCAAGGCTCAGGCCGATGTGGCCGAGCGCGCCTTGGGCGTCGCCGAGGCGGAACTCAAGGCCAATTCTCAACGCTCCTTCGCCGATGCCGAATCCAGTTCGAAAATCGATCTGCTGGCGGCTCGCGTGGAGCAGAAACGCGCCGAACGGGATTACGCCCGTGAACTGCTCAAGCGCAGCGAAGTGCGTGCCGAGCGGGACGGCATCGCGGTGTTCGCCGACGCCGAGCGCTGGACCGGCAAACCGGTGCAGACTGGCGAGCGGCTGATGGAGCTCGCCGACCCGAATCAGGCCGAGTTGCGCATCGAATTGGCCGTCGGCGATGCGATTGCCTTGGAGCCGGGGGCGCAGGTCGCACTGTTTCTCGACAGCGATCCGCTGCAGCGGCACCAGGCCAGACTCGAACGTTCGGCCTATGAAGCGCAGCCAACGGCTGCCGGGCAATTGGCTTATCGACTGGATGCGACGTTCGACGGCGCACCGCCGCGCATCGGTTTGCGTGGCACCGCGAAGGTCTTCGGCGACCGTGCGCCACTGGCGCTGTACCTGTTGCGTCGACCGCTGGCCGGGTTGCGTCAGAGTGTGGGCTTTTAG
- a CDS encoding GNAT family N-acetyltransferase: MAKTESVAADGLVVRPSRASDGPFLHSLYQAARPDLQWIDGEQEAVQQVVAQQFNVQEQGLGENFPNAMHYVIEKLDTAIGALTTDFGPNEIRVLYLAFIPQARGRGYGRTVLQGVQKAAQQIRCPVATVVWANNSHARQHYLALGFQVEERNPAAERLVWYPQG, translated from the coding sequence ATGGCGAAAACCGAATCAGTGGCAGCGGACGGCTTGGTGGTCAGGCCTTCGCGGGCCAGCGATGGACCTTTTCTGCACAGCCTTTACCAGGCGGCGCGGCCGGATCTGCAATGGATCGACGGCGAGCAGGAAGCGGTCCAACAGGTGGTTGCCCAGCAATTCAATGTGCAGGAACAAGGGCTGGGGGAGAACTTTCCCAACGCCATGCATTACGTGATCGAGAAACTCGACACGGCCATCGGCGCGCTGACCACCGACTTCGGTCCCAATGAAATTCGCGTGCTGTACCTGGCGTTCATCCCCCAGGCCCGAGGCCGGGGTTACGGGCGGACGGTGCTGCAAGGCGTGCAAAAAGCCGCGCAACAAATCCGTTGCCCGGTGGCGACGGTGGTCTGGGCCAACAATTCCCATGCGCGCCAGCATTACCTGGCGCTGGGGTTTCAGGTCGAAGAGCGCAACCCGGCGGCGGAGCGGTTGGTGTGGTACCCGCAGGGTTGA
- a CDS encoding efflux RND transporter periplasmic adaptor subunit → MRRFRIWVAGLTFVTCVVQAQTPAPDDPLLESNAVGGNASASSEARGVLRARDQAVLASELSGRIVELPFSEGESFKKGDTLARFDCSAYQAQLNAAQAANRGAGEELAHNRQLAALNSVGRFEVARAEAKVSETQAQSQVYQVQVKRCSVVAPFDGQVVERKVKRYESVAAGTPLLDVVDNRTLEIHLLVPSRWMGKLKPGQTFSFVPDETGRPLDATVKRLGARIDEGSQTLLLVATLPNASGLLAGMSGTARFAELK, encoded by the coding sequence ATGCGGCGTTTTCGTATTTGGGTTGCGGGATTAACCTTTGTAACGTGCGTAGTACAGGCGCAAACGCCTGCGCCAGACGATCCGTTGCTGGAAAGCAACGCGGTCGGCGGTAACGCGTCAGCCAGCAGTGAGGCCCGTGGTGTGTTGCGAGCCCGGGATCAGGCGGTGCTCGCCAGTGAGTTGTCCGGGCGGATTGTCGAGTTGCCATTCAGTGAGGGCGAGTCGTTCAAAAAGGGCGACACCCTGGCGCGGTTTGACTGTTCGGCTTATCAGGCTCAGCTCAACGCGGCTCAGGCCGCCAACCGTGGTGCCGGTGAGGAGTTGGCCCATAATCGGCAACTGGCGGCGCTGAATTCGGTGGGGCGCTTTGAAGTGGCGCGGGCCGAGGCCAAGGTCAGCGAAACCCAGGCGCAATCTCAGGTTTATCAGGTTCAGGTCAAGCGTTGCAGCGTGGTCGCGCCGTTTGATGGCCAGGTCGTCGAACGCAAGGTCAAGCGCTATGAAAGCGTTGCCGCCGGCACGCCGTTGCTGGACGTGGTCGATAACCGCACCCTGGAAATTCATCTGTTGGTGCCGTCACGCTGGATGGGCAAGCTCAAGCCCGGCCAGACGTTCAGTTTTGTCCCCGATGAAACCGGTCGGCCGCTGGATGCCACGGTCAAGCGCCTCGGCGCGCGGATCGACGAAGGCAGCCAGACCTTGCTGCTGGTGGCGACGCTGCCCAACGCCAGCGGCCTGTTGGCCGGCATGAGCGGAACGGCGCGTTTCGCGGAGCTCAAATGA
- a CDS encoding efflux transporter outer membrane subunit, with the protein MKIFVDRADVFASKPAPTVDLLGAQALCSKGDPVWERACSRRGQWPHIPLYALLVMSLSACTVGPDFQKPQPQQVAQWSKPTKAAASQVAPAEMDERWWEVFHDPKLSALTQRALTDNLDLKLASSRLQQSRAARQVITAERYPNTAATGSYGRKRNSGEGLNDPSGNNGDSAYNLWDAGFSASWELDFWGRVRRETEAANATLEMAENDRRGVLLSVLAETAQDYIQLRGVQSTRAVTEQNLDVARHSLKLSQLRLADGVATDLDIAEAAAQVAAIESRLPALEQRQSQLINALSLLMGEPPQALSAELSTDAPVPQTPRQVAIGLPSQLAERRPDIRQAEARLHAATASIGVAKGDFYPRITLSGNIGSQALQLSDFGSWGSRSFSIGPQLSLPLFDGGRLRGVLHLREAQQQEAALAYQQTVLRAWHEIDNQLTAYNASQLRRDSLAEAVRQNQIALRTAQQQYVEGVVDFVNVLTVQGELLATQQQWVESSTGVSLAMVGLYKALGGGWESVYPVAEMAQR; encoded by the coding sequence ATGAAGATTTTTGTTGATAGGGCTGACGTCTTCGCGAGCAAGCCCGCTCCCACAGTCGATCTGCTGGGTGCCCAGGCTTTATGCTCGAAAGGAGATCCAGTGTGGGAGCGGGCTTGCTCGCGAAGAGGCCAGTGGCCTCACATCCCCCTTTATGCCTTGCTGGTCATGAGCCTTTCGGCTTGCACCGTCGGCCCGGACTTCCAAAAACCTCAGCCGCAACAAGTGGCCCAATGGTCCAAACCAACCAAAGCCGCCGCCAGTCAGGTCGCTCCCGCCGAAATGGACGAACGCTGGTGGGAAGTGTTTCACGATCCGAAACTCTCGGCCCTGACCCAACGCGCCCTGACCGACAACCTTGACCTGAAACTCGCCAGCAGCCGCCTGCAGCAAAGCCGCGCCGCACGCCAGGTGATCACCGCCGAGCGCTATCCCAACACCGCCGCCACCGGCAGCTACGGGCGCAAACGCAACAGCGGGGAAGGCCTGAACGATCCGTCGGGCAACAACGGCGACTCGGCGTACAACCTGTGGGACGCCGGTTTTTCCGCCTCTTGGGAACTGGATTTCTGGGGCCGGGTGCGCCGCGAAACCGAAGCCGCCAATGCCACCCTGGAAATGGCGGAAAACGATCGCCGTGGCGTACTGCTGTCGGTGCTCGCCGAAACCGCTCAGGACTATATTCAGCTGCGCGGCGTACAAAGCACCCGTGCCGTCACCGAGCAGAACCTCGACGTCGCCCGGCACAGTTTGAAACTCTCGCAACTGCGCCTGGCCGATGGTGTTGCGACGGATCTGGACATTGCCGAAGCCGCTGCGCAAGTCGCGGCCATCGAATCACGTTTACCCGCGCTGGAGCAGCGTCAGTCGCAACTGATCAATGCGCTGAGCCTGTTGATGGGCGAACCGCCGCAAGCGTTGTCCGCCGAGTTATCCACAGACGCTCCCGTGCCGCAAACCCCGCGCCAGGTTGCCATCGGCTTGCCGTCGCAATTGGCCGAGCGCCGCCCGGATATCCGCCAGGCCGAAGCCCGACTGCATGCCGCTACCGCCAGCATCGGCGTGGCCAAAGGCGACTTCTATCCGCGGATCACCCTGTCGGGCAACATCGGCTCGCAAGCCCTGCAACTGAGCGATTTCGGCTCCTGGGGCTCGCGCTCGTTCAGCATCGGTCCGCAATTGAGCCTGCCGCTGTTCGACGGCGGTCGGCTGCGGGGCGTGTTGCACCTGCGCGAAGCCCAACAACAGGAAGCGGCCCTGGCTTACCAGCAAACCGTGCTGCGGGCCTGGCATGAAATCGACAATCAACTCACCGCCTACAACGCCAGCCAATTGCGCCGCGACAGCCTCGCCGAAGCTGTGCGCCAGAACCAGATCGCCCTGCGCACCGCGCAACAGCAATACGTCGAAGGAGTGGTGGATTTCGTCAACGTCCTGACCGTGCAAGGCGAATTGCTGGCGACCCAGCAGCAGTGGGTCGAGAGCTCGACCGGGGTGTCGTTGGCGATGGTCGGGTTGTACAAGGCGTTGGGTGGGGGATGGGAGTCGGTGTATCCGGTGGCGGAGATGGCGCAGCGTTGA
- a CDS encoding MFS transporter — MTSLTVTAPLAAAKPAIAITPPVFGPRIIIGLVGVLLAVLVSGLNEMVTKVALADIRGALAIGYDEGTWLVASYTATSVAAMAFAPWCSVTFSLRRFTLCAISVFTLLGVLCPFAPNYESLLVMRTLQGLAGGALPPMLMTVALRFLPANVKLYGLAGYALTATFGPGLGTPLAGLWTEYVGWQWTFWQIIVPCLIAMAAVAYGLPQDPLRLERFKSFNWRGLLLGFAAICMLVIGILQGNRLDWFESSLICALLGGGLLLLVLFLINEWSQPIPFFKLQMLGIRNLSFALLTLAGVLVVLLAVVIIPSSYLAQVQGYRPIQTAPIMLLAALPQLIALPLVAALCNLRWVDCRWVLGIGLSMLALSCLGGSQLTSVWIRDDFYVLQWLQIFGQPMAVLPLLMLSTGSITPMEGPFASAWFNTVKGLAAVIATGVIEALTTARLHFHSSMLVDNLGNSPLVDDASASLAHRLHQQAVVLTSSDLYLCMAGVVVALILLIFWLPTRIYPPRAPT; from the coding sequence ATGACTTCCCTCACGGTCACGGCGCCTCTCGCTGCGGCCAAACCAGCGATCGCCATCACGCCCCCGGTCTTCGGTCCGCGCATCATCATCGGCCTGGTGGGCGTGTTGCTGGCGGTGTTGGTGTCGGGCTTGAACGAGATGGTGACCAAGGTCGCCCTGGCCGACATTCGCGGTGCGTTGGCCATCGGTTACGACGAAGGCACCTGGCTGGTCGCCAGTTACACCGCGACCTCGGTGGCCGCCATGGCGTTTGCGCCTTGGTGTTCGGTGACATTCTCGTTGCGGCGCTTCACCCTGTGCGCCATCAGCGTCTTCACCCTGTTAGGCGTGCTGTGCCCGTTTGCCCCGAATTACGAAAGCCTGCTGGTCATGCGCACCCTGCAAGGGCTGGCCGGCGGCGCGCTGCCGCCGATGCTGATGACCGTTGCCCTGCGATTCCTGCCGGCCAACGTGAAACTCTACGGCCTGGCCGGTTATGCCCTGACGGCGACCTTCGGCCCCGGTCTCGGCACACCGCTGGCCGGGTTGTGGACCGAGTACGTCGGTTGGCAATGGACCTTCTGGCAAATCATCGTGCCGTGCCTGATTGCCATGGCAGCGGTGGCTTACGGTTTGCCCCAGGATCCGCTGCGTCTGGAGCGCTTCAAGTCATTCAACTGGCGTGGCTTGCTGCTGGGGTTTGCGGCGATCTGCATGCTGGTGATTGGCATCCTGCAAGGCAATCGGCTGGACTGGTTCGAGTCGAGCCTGATCTGCGCGCTGCTGGGTGGCGGGCTGCTGTTGCTGGTGCTGTTCCTGATCAATGAGTGGTCACAACCGATTCCGTTCTTCAAGTTGCAAATGCTCGGCATCCGCAACCTGTCGTTCGCATTGTTGACCCTGGCCGGCGTGTTGGTGGTGTTGCTCGCGGTGGTCATCATTCCCTCCAGTTACCTGGCTCAGGTCCAGGGATATCGCCCCATACAGACGGCGCCAATCATGCTGTTGGCGGCGTTGCCTCAGTTGATTGCGCTGCCGTTGGTGGCGGCGCTGTGCAACCTGCGTTGGGTCGATTGCCGCTGGGTGCTGGGGATTGGCTTGAGCATGCTGGCGCTGTCTTGCCTCGGTGGCTCGCAACTGACATCGGTTTGGATTCGCGACGATTTCTACGTCCTGCAATGGCTGCAGATTTTCGGTCAGCCCATGGCCGTGCTGCCGCTGCTGATGCTCTCCACCGGCAGCATCACGCCGATGGAAGGGCCGTTCGCTTCGGCCTGGTTCAACACCGTAAAAGGCCTGGCGGCGGTGATCGCCACTGGTGTAATCGAGGCACTGACCACCGCAAGGCTGCATTTTCACTCGAGCATGCTGGTGGACAACCTCGGTAACTCGCCTCTGGTTGATGACGCCAGCGCGAGTCTTGCTCATCGACTGCATCAGCAAGCCGTGGTGCTGACCTCTTCCGATCTTTATCTGTGCATGGCCGGTGTCGTTGTGGCGCTGATCCTGCTGATTTTCTGGCTGCCGACGCGGATCTATCCACCGCGCGCGCCAACTTGA